In Alosa sapidissima isolate fAloSap1 chromosome 4, fAloSap1.pri, whole genome shotgun sequence, the following are encoded in one genomic region:
- the itpr1a gene encoding inositol 1,4,5-trisphosphate receptor type 1 isoform X4: MQKQIGYDVLAEDTITALLHNNRKLLEKHITAAEIDTFVNLVRKNREPRFLDYLSDLCVSMNKSIPVTQELICNAVLDPANADILIDTKLVLSRFEVAGAVLGESAEEEEEDEEEVWLFWKDNRGEVKSKSIRELAQDAKEGQREDQEVISYYRYQLNLFARMCLDRQYLAINKISGQLDVDLILRCMSDEDLPYDLRASFCRLMLHMHVDRDPQEQVTPVKYARLWSEIPSQIAIDDYDNDGTSRDEVKERFSQTMEFVENYLRDVVCQSFPFADKEKNKLTFEVVNLARNLIYFGFYNFNDLLRLTKILLAILDCVHVSSFPVKLDREPGKGSNVMRSIHGVGELMTQVVLRGGGFLPLTPSTPQDGDTVKATTEPQKQDILVMDTKLKIIEILQFILNVRLDYRISCLLCIFKNEFDESNPQADPSTSQDPQANVQGALDFEHIEEQAEGIFGGSEENTRLDLDDHGGRTFLRVLLHLTMHDYPPLVSKALHLLFRHFSQRQEVLQAFKQVQLLVTSQDVENYKQIKSDLDQLRSIVEKSELWVYKRQGGDSGMDTGDNMATDTHHKGDSNLGGSDNPKKVESTSSSNYRLVKEVLLRLSRLCVLDSLSGRKSKKQQQRLLRNMGAHSVVLELLQIPYEKGEDVRMQEIMTLAHQFLQNFCAGNQQNQALLHKHINLFLNPGILEAVTMQHIFMNNFQLCSEINERVVQHFVHCIETHGRHVQYLKFLQTIVKAENKFIKKCQDIVMAELVNAGEDVLVFYNDRASFQTLVQMMRLERERLDPNSALRYHIHLVELLAVCTEGKNVYTEIKCNSLLPLDDIVRVVTHEDCIPEMKMAYVNFLNHCYVDTEVEMKEIYTSNHMWKLFDDFLVDICRVCNNTSDRKHADTVLERYVTETIMSIVTTFFSSPFSDQSTSLQTRQPVFVQLLQGVFRVYHCNWLVPGQKGNVENCIKVLSDVAKSRTIAIPVDLDCQVNNLFVKSNNIVQKTALSWRQSARNAARKDSVLATSRDYRNIIERLQDIVSALEERLRPLVQAELSVLVDVLHRPELLFPEHTEAHRKCESGGFICKLIKHTKQLLEENEERLCIKVLQTLREMMTKDRGYGEKLMAYDDDMDVAKEVDLSQPQKQREDQRRGEALRQILVNRYYGTFRTGGRRDSLTAFSNTALTPVAPVKSQSGGGVLSRAEMSLAEVQCHLDREGASDLVIDLIMNTNSDRVFHESILLAIALLEGGNTTIQGSFYCRLMEDKKSEKFFRVFNDRMKAAQLEIKATVTVNTSDLGNKRRDDHAPDKETPQKRRVKDGVMVTDEAREQLVEASAITKKAYSSYRREAEPEEVCGPAEGLHSAGDKAADNGEMSFVILIMQPILRFLQLLCENHNRDLQNFLRCQNNKNNYNLVCETLQFLDCICGSTTGGLGLLGLYINEKNVALINQTVESLTEYCQGPCHDNQNCIATHESNGIDIIISLILNDINPLGRKRMDLVLELKNNASKLLLAIMESRHDSENAERILYNMRPKELVEVMKKAYQQGETEFEDPEEQEDNGDDYAASPRNVGHNIYILAHQLSRHNKELQILLKPGGDDQALEYYTEHTAQIEIVRQDRTMEQIVFPVPNICSFLTPESKLRVYYSTERDEQGSKINDFFLSADDLYSEMRWQKKLRAKPVLYWCSRNMSFWSNISFNLAVLINVLVAFFYPLEAVSGVTLEPSLSALLWVCVLASWGMVLVLPQPHGVRALIAITILRLSFSVGLEPTLSLLGAFNVCNKIIFLLSFVGNRGTFTRGYKAMVLDVEFLYHLMYLIICTLGLCGHVFFYSLLLFDLVYREETLLNVIKSVTRNGRSIVLTAVLALILVYLFSIVGYIFFKDDFILEVDRIPNSTMEEGASMTGDVIPVGGCRTENGDPCVSEDQDDDSDGERACDTLLMCIITVLSHGLRSGGGVGDVLRKPSKEEPLFAARVVYDLLFFFMVIIIVLNLIFGVIIDTFADLRSEKQKKEEVLKTTCFICGLERDKFDNKTVTFEEHIKEEHNLWHYLFFIVLVKVKDSTEYTGPESYVAQMIKEHNLDWFPRMRAMSLVSSDGEGEQNEQRCLSEKLDFTMKLVTNLTNQLNDLKEQMTEQRKHKQRIGLLGNPVHLNVAQQPA, translated from the exons ATGCAGAAGCAGATTGGCTACGACGTGCTGGCTGAGGACACCATCACGGCCCTGTTGCACAACAACCGCAAACTCCTGGAGAAGCACATCACCGCCGCCGAGATCGACACCTTTGTCAACCTCGTCAGGAAGAACAGAgagcccag gttcctGGACTACCtctctgacctgtgtgtgtccatgaataAGTCCATCCCTGTCACTCAGGAGCTGATCTGCAATGCTGTATTGGATCCAGCTAATGCAGACATCCTGATTGACACAAA gctggtACTGTCGCGGTTTGAGGTGGCAGGCGCAGTGCTCGGTGAGAGtgcggaggaggaagaggaggatgaggaggaggtgtggCTCTTCTGGAAGGACAACAGGGGGGAGGTTAAGAGCAAGAGTATTAGGGAGCTGGCCCAGGACGCtaaagagggacagagggaggacCAGGAGGTCATCAGctactacag GTACCAGCTGAACTTGTTTGCGAGGATGTGCCTGGACCGGCAGTACTTGGCCATCAACAAGATCTCGGGCCAGCTGGACGTGGACCTGATCCTGCGCTGCATGTCGGACGAGGACCTGCCCTACGACCTGCGCGCCTCCTTCTGCCGCCTCATGCTGCACATGCACGTGGACCGCGACCCCCAGGAGCAGGTCACGCCCGTCAAGTACGCGCGCCTCTGGTCCGAGATCCCCTCCCAGATCGCCATCGACga cTATGATAATGACGGCACGTCGCGGGACGAGGTGAAGGAGCGCTTCTCCCAGACCATGGAGTTTGTGGAGAACTACCTGCGGGACGTGGTCTGCCAGAGCTTCCCCTTTGCAGACAAGGAGAAGAACAAGCTCACCTTTGAG GTGGTGAATCTGGCCAGGAATCTGATCTACTTTGGCTTCTACAACTTCAATGACCTGCTGCGCCTGACCAAGATCCTGCTGGCCATCCTTGACTGTGTGCACGTCAGCTCCTTCCCTGTCAAACTGGACAGAGAACCAGGGAAAG GCAGTAACGTCATGCGCTCCATCCACGGGGTGGGGGAGCTGATGACTCAGGTGGTGTTGAGGGGAGGGGGCTTCCTGCCTCTGACGCCATCGACCCCCCAAGATGGAGACACGGTGAAGGCCACCACAGAACCTCAGAAACAGGACATCCTTGTCATGGACACCAAACTCAAGATCATAGAGATTCTCCAG TTCATTCTGAATGTGAGGCTGGATTACCGCATCTCCTGCCTGCTCTGCATCTTCAAGAATGAGTTTGACGAGAGCAATCCTCAGGCTGATCCATCCACCAGCCAGGACCCACAGGCCAACGTGCAGG GTGCGCTGGACTTTGAGCACATAGAGGAGCAAGCAGAAGGCATCTTTGGGGGAAG tGAAGAAAACACTCGTCTGGACCTGGATGACCACGGTGGCCGGACCTTCCTGCGGGTTCTCCTCCACCTGACCATGCATGACTACCCTCCTCTGGTGTCCAAAGCCCTGCATCTGCTCTTCAGGCACTTCAGCCAGAGACAGGAGGTGCTGCAGGCCTTCAAGCAG GTCCAGCTGCTGGTCACCAGTCAGGATGTGGAGAACTACAAGCAGATCAAGAGCGATCTGGACCAGTTGCGCTCCATCGTGGAGAAGTCTGAGCTGTGGGTCTACAAGAGGCAGGGCGGCGATTCAGGGATGGACACAGGGGACAATATGGCGACTGACACACACCATAAG GGGGATTCCAATTTAGGTGGTTCAGACAACCCAAAGAAAGTAGAGAGCACCAGCAGCTCCAACTATAGACTGGTGAAGGAG gtgctGTTGCGTCTCAGCAGGCTGTGTGTACTGGACAGTCTATCGGGCCGGAAGAGTaagaagcagcagcagaggctCCTGAGAAACATGGGGGCTCACAGTGTGGTGCTGGAGCTGCTGCAGATCCCCtacgagaag GGCGAGGATGTGCGCATGCAGGAGATCATGACTCTGGCTCATCAGTTCCTGCAGAACTTTTGCGCTGGGAACCAACAGAACCAGGCACTTTTGCACAAGCACATCAACCTGTTCCTCAATCCAGGG ATCCTGGAGGCAGTGACCATGCAGCACATCTTCATGAACAACTTCCAGCTGTGCAGCGAGATCAACGAGCGGGTCGTGCAGCACTTTGTCCACTGCATCGAGACCCACGGCCGGCACGTCCAGTACCTCAAGTTCCTGCAGACCATTGTAAAGGCCGAGAACAAGTTCATCAAGAAGTGCCAGGACATCGTCATGGCCGAG CTTGTGAACGCAGGCGAGGACGTGCTGGTGTTCTACAACGACCGTGCGTCCTTCCAGACGCTTGTGCAGATGATGCGTCTGGAGCGTGAGCGCTTGGACCCCAACAGTGCCTTGCGCTACCACATCCACCTGGTGGAGCTGCTGGCTGTCTGCACCGAGGGCAAGAACGTCTACACCGAGATCAAGTGTAACTCCCTGCTGCCGCTAGACGACATCGTGCGTGTGGTCACTCACGAGGACTGCATTCCCGAG atgAAGATGGCGTACGTCAACTTCCTGAACCACTGCTACGTGGACACGGAGGTGGAGATGAAGGAGATCTACACGAGCAACCACATGTGGAAGCTCTTCGATGACTTCCTGGTGGACATCTGCAGA GTGTGCAACAACACGAGTGACAGGAAGCACGCGGACACCGTGTTGGAGCGCTACGTGACCGAGACCATCATGAGCATCGTTACCACCTTCTTCAGCTCGCCCTTCTCTGACCAGAGCACCAGCCTGCAG ACGCGGCAGCCCGTGTTTGTGCAGCTCCTGCAGGGCGTGTTCCGAGTCTATCACTGCAACTGGCTGGTCCCGGGTCAGAAGGGCAACGTGGAGAACTGCATTAAGGTGCTCAGCGATGTTG CCAAAAGCCGGACGATAGCCATCCCTGTGGACCTGGACTGCCAGGTGAATAACCTGTTTGTGAAGTCCAACAACATCGTGCAGAAGACGGCGCTGAGCTGGAGGCAGTCGGCTCGGAACGCCGCCCGGAAGGACTCGGTGCTCGCCACCTCCCGAGACTACAGGAACATCATCGAGAGGCTCCAG gACATAGTGTCTGCGTTGGAGGAACGCCTGAGGCCGCTGGTGCAGGCCGAGCTGTCAGTGTTGGTGGACGTCCTCCATCGGCCTGAGCTTCTTTTCCCAGAGCACACTGAGGCCCACCGCAAGTGTGAGAGTGGAGGCTTCATCTGCAA GTTGATTAAACACACGAAGCAGCTGCTGGAGGAGAATGAGGAGCGTCTGTGCATCAAAGTGCTGCAGACGCTCCGGGAGATGATGACCAAAGACCGCGGCTACGGAGAGAAG CTCATGGCCTATGATGATGACATGGACGTGGCTAAG GAAGTGGATCTGAGCCAGCCTCAGAAACAGCGCGAGGACCAGCGGAGG GGTGAGGCACTGAGGCAGATTCTGGTGAATCGTTACTATGGCACCTTCAGAACTGGAGGTAGAAGAGACAGCCTGACGGCCTTCAGTAACACCGCCCTCACACCTGTCGCACCAGTGAAGAGCCAATCAG GTGGTGGCGTCTTGAGTCGAGCAGAGATGTCCCTGGCAGAAGTTCAGTGCCACTTAGACCGTGAGGGGGCATCTGACTTGGTCATCGACCTCATCATGAACACTAACAGTGACCGTGTCTTCCACGAGAGCATCCTATTGGCCATTGCCCTGCTGGAGGGTGGGAACACCACTATACAG GGCTCATTCTACTGTCGTCTGATGGAGGATAAGAAGTCGGAGAAGTTCTTCAGAGTGTTCAACGACCGCATGAAAGCAGCCCAGCTGGAAATCAAAGCCACAGTCACCGTGAACACCAGCGACCTTGGCAACAAGCGCCGTGACGACCATGCCCCAGACAAAGAGACGCCTCAGAAGAGAAGAG TGAAGGACGGCGTGATGGTGACAGACGAGGCGCGCGAGCAGCTTGTGGAGGCTTCGGCGATCACCAAGAAGGCGTACAGCTCGTACCGGCGCGAGGCCGAGCCCGAGGAGGTGTGCGGGCCGGCCGAAGGCCTGCACAGCGCGGGCGACAAGGCCGCCGACAACGGCGAGATGAGCTTCGTCATCCTCATCATGCAGCCCATCCTGCGCTTCCTGCAGCTGCTGTGCGAGAACCACAACCGGGACCTGCAG AACTTCCTGCGCTGTCAGAACAACAAGAACAACTACAACCTGGTGTGCGAGACGCTGCAGTTCCTGGACTGTATCTGTGGCAGCACCACCGGAGGCCTGGGCCTGTTGGGCCTCTACATCAATGAGAAGAACGTGGCCCTCATCAACCAGACCGTCGAGAGCCTCACCGAGTACTGCCAGGGGCCCTGCCACGACAACCAG AATTGTATAGCTACCCATGAGTCCAATGGCATTGACATCATCATCTCTTTGATCTTGAATGACATCAACCCTCTGGGCAGGAAAAGAATGGACCTGGTGTTAGAACTGAAG AATAATGCCTCAAAGTTGTTGCTGGCCATAATGGAAAGCCGCCATGACAGTGAAAATGCGGAGAGGATTCTTTACAACATGCGCCCGAAAGAACTT GTGGAAGTGATGAAGAAAGCTTACCAGCAGGGGGAGACAGAGTTCGAGGATCCCGAGGAGCAGGAGGACAACGGAGACGATTACGCTGCATCGCCACGGAACGTTGGACACAACATCTACATTCTCGCCCATCAG CTGTCCCGACACAACAAGGAGCTGCAGATCCTGCTGAAGCCTGGAGGAGATGACCAGGCCCTGGAGTACTACACTGAGCACACCGCCCAGATAGAG atagtgCGTCAGGACCGCACGATGGAGCAGATTGTGTTCCCGGTGCCCAACATCTGCTCGTTCCTGACGCCCGAGTCCAAGCTGCGCGTCTACTACAGCACGGAGAGGGACGAGCAGGGCAGCAAGATCAACGACTTCTTCCTGAGCGCAGATGACCTCTACAGCGAGATGAGGTGGCAGAAGAAGCTACGAG CCAAGCCAGTGCTGTACTGGTGTTCCAGGAACATGTCGTTCTGGAGTAACATCTCCTTCAACCTGGCCGTGCTCATTAATGTGCTGGTGGCCTTTTTCTACCCTCTGGAGGCTGTGAGCGGGG tcacgTTGGAGCCGTCCCTGTCGGCgctgctgtgggtgtgtgtgctggcgtCGTGGGGCATGGTGCTGGTGCTGCCACAGCCACACGGCGTCCGCGCCCTCATCGCCATCACCATCCTCAGGCTCAGCTTCTCCGTCGGCCTGGAGCCCACTCTCTCACTGCTGGGAGCCTTCAAC GTTTGCAACAAGATTATTTTCCTGCTGAGTTTCGTGGGCAACCGGGGCACGTTCACGCGCGGCTACAAGGCCATGGTGCTGGACGTGGAGTTCCTGTACCACCTCATGTACCTGATCATCTGCACGCTGGGCCTGTGTGGACACGTCTTCTTCTACAGCTTACTG CTCTTTGACCTGGTGTACCGAGAGGAGACGCTGCTGAACGTGATCAAGAGCGTGACGCGTAACGGCCGCTCCATCGTGCTGACCGCCGTGCTGGCCCTCATCCTGGTCTACCTCTTCTCCATCGTGGGCTACATCTTCTTCAAGGACGACTTCATCCTGGAGGTGGACAGGATACCCAACAGCActatgg AGGAGGGGGCCAGTATGACTGGTGATGTCATCCCTGTGGGGGGCTGTCGCACAGAGAATGGTGACCCCTGCGTTTCAGAAGACCAAGATGATG ACTCGGATGGGGAGAGAGCGTGTGACACACTGCTGATGTGCATCATCACCGTGTTGAGTCACGGCCTgagaagtggaggaggagtgggagatGTGCTCCGTAAACCATCTAaagag gaacCTCTGTTTGCAGCCAGAGTGGTGTATGACCTGCTCTTCTTCTTCATGgtcatcatcatcgtcttgAACCTGATCTTCGGTGTGATCATCGACACCTTCGCCGACCTCAGGAGCGAGAAGCAGAAGAAAGAAGAGGTGCTCAAGACCACCTGCTTCATTTGtg GGCTGGAGCGAGACAAGTTTGACAACAAGACGGTGACGTTCGAGGAGCACATCAAGGAGGAGCACAACCTGTGGCACTACCTCTTCTTCATCGTGCTGGTGAAGGTCAAGGACTCTACCGAGTACACGGGGCCAGAGAGCTACGTGGCCCAGATGATCAAG GAGCACAACCTGGACTGGTTCCCGCGGATGCGCGCCATGTCTCTGGTGAGCAGTGATGGCGAGGGCGAGCAGAACGAGCAGCGCTGCCTGTCGGAGAAGCTGGATTTCACCATGAAGCTCGTCACCAACCTCACCAACCAGCTCAACGACCTCAAGGAGCAG ATGACAGAGCAGAGGAAGCATAAGCAGAGGATTGgtctgctgggaaaccctgtccACCTCAACGTCGCCCAGCAACCTGCCTGa